The genomic window CCAAGCTTCTCTTTAACGCACGTATATGCTTGTGTATTGGTTTTCAGTACAAGGTGCTGCTGTACTCTCTGGACGGTCGCTTGCTGTCCACCTTCAGTGCCTATGAGTGGTCTCTGGGTGTCAAGTCTGTCATGTGGAGCCCCAGCAGTCAATTCCTGGCCATCGGAAGCTATGATGAAAAGGTCACTTTTTCATTTCTAGTTATATCTCTATTCAAATCTTTTAAACTAAGATCGGACAACCCAAGAACAGGATCTTTACTAGTTAGGGGAATTCCAGTGTTGTTGATTTTTGTATTGGatatcaatgcatttttaaaatcattaaaagaaaacaatgtcttTAGTGCGGGTGTCTCTAGTGTATTTTTGTCTCTCTGCTACTGTTTAGATTGAAAAATACATTGAGTTTATATTAAAGACATTTATGTATCTGAAACAGGTGCGAATCCTAAACCATGTGACCTGGAAAAAGATCATAGAATTTGAACATCCTGCTACAGTCAAGAACCCCAAAACTGTAAGCATAAGAGACACGAAAActtattaaaattaattgtttttgtttccacCCCCCATAATGTGGCATGAAGTTTTGAATGGTAGAACTGTTATACCTGGCTCTTggataatatactgtattgtttttaattgcaggTGGTGTACAGGGAGGTGGAGAAGCGTGCTGTTCTTGGCAGTGGTGATCTCTCTTTCCATCATAATTTAACCATGGGAAGCTCTCTGTTCAGCACACAAAGCAAGTGTAAGTTTCACAAGACATGATTGCATACtggacacatggcaaatgatactGGCTGGAATTTAAATGGACTGCTCCCGATTCCAAAATATCTGGTATTACGCTAGGTTAAATACATCCCTCTCTATCgtttttttgtattgatgtatttctTTTCACGTTTTAGATGAGGTCAGTCCGGCACCGGTTCAAGTACCTGTAATCAAACCCGATCCCGAGAGAGCAAATCCAAAGATCGGCATTTCCACGATGGCTTTCAGTTCTGATAACCGGTACTTGGTAACTAAAAATGGTGTGTACCTATTGAAGCAACAAACACACCCCTTGTGTTGTTTTGCACTCGCTGCAATGTGATATTTACTGTGTAAAGCACATATATGTTGTCCTGAAATTGTTATAGATTAATGTCCAggagttttatttaaaacacgcAGCCCTACCTTCACCATGACAGTGGTTCTGAGTGATGGTCAGTCAGCTGCAGGGCTTCATCGCTCAGATGTGAACGCATTCCCTTTTTGCCAACAAGGTCAGCCAAAAACAGCAGCTGGTTTTATCCCATCAAAAGCTATTCAATGTGAAAATCGACCAGCAGGATTCACACTACGAGCATAAATGCCATATTTGATTCCatcctgtttgttttgtcttcCCGCCAGACAACATGCCGAACGATCTCTGGATCTGGGACATGCAGAAGCTGAAGCTGTTTGTGGTTCTGGAGCAGGCTGCGCCGGTCCGATGTTTCCAGTGGGACCCCCGTCGGTCTCGCCTCGCTATCTGCACTGGGAACAGCAAGGTGTACATGTGGTCCCCTGCTGGATGTGTCTCGGTGCATGTGCCAGTTGAAGGTAAGCAGGAACTTGTGTTCTAATCTCATCATTCCTATTTTACCATCTACTAACCTAACCAATGTACTGTAGAAGCAAGTGCATGTTTGAACTGCGGATGGAATGTGTTTCCACCTCTGCTGTGATGCTTAATAGGTGCTGGTACGCGTCGTAGTGTCTTAAGGGGTTGCTCTGCTTTTAGTTCATTTAGATCTAAGGGAATGGATTTTATTATACAGTGCACTACAGATGCCTGCTCttcaaaaggcactgaatacagctatggccaaaagttttgcatcaccttatagttTAACATTGAATttcatacagctttgtagttttccataaactaaaattctaggtgatacaaaacttttggccatagtcgTCGATACTAATAGTATTGCATAGTTCTTGCTGCTGCACTTCATTCGTGTTTTGCTGCATTCTCGCAATATCAGGCTGAGCAGAGACAAACCCGCTTTGCAGGTGTCCTCATAATGTGGGATAAGTAACAGAGATCTGTGATTTAGCTTTTCCATTGCACAGTTAACATGACATGCTCCTGGCTTTGCTTTGTTCAGGCAGTTTCCAGGTCCTGTCCCTAAACTGGCATTCCAGTGGAGAGTCCATGGTTCTGTTGAGTAAGGAACAGCTGTGCTTGTGCTACATGGAAACACCTGAGGAGGAGAGCTGACAAAGTCCAGAACAGAATCGGGGATCAATCCTGGTAGCAGTCACTCTAAATCTTTAATACCAACAGTGACCTTGAAATGATCGCATGTTGTCCTCATCTGATTTAAAGGTCCAATTTCTTATtggattaaaataatgtattggattttattttatgaacagATGATCCCAATTCACTGatgtttaacaaattatttttgaacTGTTAGTTTGACAAAGTATTCAATCCAGGCAGTTTTtctattatgtgtgttttgttaaatggtTCCTTGGCTAATGTCACAGCTGTTTTAATGTGTTGTAAATGTGTTAAATACTATTTGGTTTTCTCGTCAACCTAATTGTCTAATGTAAATATGTATAGCtgagattttttgtttgtattaaactactgtataatatCTTGGTAATTAATGTCTGTAAATATTCAATAATACAATAGTGACAACTGTAAAAAGTTCCAATACATGTGTAtagttttatttatacattttccgcatcataaaaacagatacattagcaagcaacgattaaaaaaaaaaaaaagcgtacaTAACAATAGGCAGAGAAATACAATTAACCTTAACTTGGGCTGTAATGTTCCATTTACTATTAAAGTGCATTTTTTGCATTataacaatttatatttatatatataattgttataatagaaataaataaaacagtaaagcagTAATCTGTGTTAAAATAAGTTCACAAAAAGGTAACAAACGTATTCCACAAGGACAGTAATTTACAGTCAAACTGTCCACTTAAAACCAACAATGAtcttaaaatgcattcattacaatgtaattgGGTTTCTCAAACAATTCCAGTGACCAATGACAAAAACTTTGTTACACTTTAGGATAGATTTTGATTTTGTAAACCAGAAaagggggaaggggaaggggggaGCGAGGGTGCTGGTGCTGCATTTCTGTCTAAGCTGCCAGACACACACAGtggcattttataaatacaatattatgcTATcgtccgatttttttttttttttttcattgttgttatTTCTATTGCAGTGCAAACTGGTCATTGCTGTGCATACAACCAAAACACATCTGATTTACAGCAGTATTGTTTTTGAAGCCAGTTTGAAAACAGACAGACTTTCTCAATTTCATCACAAAAAAAGCATGACAGAGACAAGTCAACATGAGTAAAACGGAAGCACGCCTGAGGACAAAGGAGGCACCATTGGATGTCCTAGTGTGTGAAGAACCAGAGCAGCTCCGTGTAGGAGCTGAGAACCTTGTTAGAGATCTGACACAACTCCAAACTGAAACCACAGGCTCAGTTAAATATAAGCATTTATATTTAAGATGCTTCTCTTTGTTAGTAAAATCATCTTACCTGCTTCGTTTTAGGTTTAGGGAAACAAATCACAGTGAGAAGAAACAAGTAAACTTAAATAAGACACAATTTTGTTGCATGCGTGTAGCTTAACTTACAGCATTTGTATACGATGACTACAGCAAACCGCCTAAATCTGCTTGTTGGCTCTCACTACATTGTTAGCTAGCAAAAACGAGGTCAAAAAATTACAGCATCTCAATTAATGGGTCTGGAAAAGCCTTTTGCAATCCAAGCGTATTCTTCCTCTATTAATGAAGCTTTCTAAGCATGCTAAACCCCCTTtggaaataaaaggtttgaactgTCTCATGTTTAGTTTAGACACTGCTCTAGGTTGCTCTAGTTTGAATATAGAATTGAACACCTCTCCATGTCCATAAGGTGCTTTCtcatacattaaaacattaaacgTGGCCTCTTTCACTTCTCCCTGGTGCCACTGGGGAACAAGGCTTCTGTTGTAATCACAGCATGGTCCACCACTGGAATAGAATCTATGTACACAGTTTCCTGTAACACATTTAACAGGAATCGAGAGCTTCAGCTTCATTTTGACTTGTCCAAACAAGACCTCAAAAACTAGCGATAAACACAAATAAGAAATGTACACTTGCTTCATATAATACAATctagtt from Polyodon spathula isolate WHYD16114869_AA chromosome 16, ASM1765450v1, whole genome shotgun sequence includes these protein-coding regions:
- the LOC121328529 gene encoding WD repeat-containing protein WRAP73-like yields the protein MFLYTAQVALLSFHKERMNFSEAFKHSSQLCRFSPDGKYLATCVQYRLVVRDVNTLQILHLYTCLDQIQQVEWSADSLFILCAMFKRGLVQVWSLEQPDWHCKIDEGSAGLVASRWSPDGRHILNTTEFHLRVTVWSLCTKSVSYIKYPKACQQGIDFTKDGRYLALAERRDCKDYISIFVCNDWQLLRHFESETQDLAGIEWSPNGCVLAVWDTCLEYKVLLYSLDGRLLSTFSAYEWSLGVKSVMWSPSSQFLAIGSYDEKVRILNHVTWKKIIEFEHPATVKNPKTVVYREVEKRAVLGSGDLSFHHNLTMGSSLFSTQSKYEVSPAPVQVPVIKPDPERANPKIGISTMAFSSDNRYLVTKNDNMPNDLWIWDMQKLKLFVVLEQAAPVRCFQWDPRRSRLAICTGNSKVYMWSPAGCVSVHVPVEGSFQVLSLNWHSSGESMVLLSKEQLCLCYMETPEEES